A window of Rhodococcus sp. SGAir0479 contains these coding sequences:
- a CDS encoding DUF2231 domain-containing protein produces the protein MNLRHLYTRAESASFLDGVSAALQHRLQSGLGRTPIGDRLRGDWLGHPVHPVLVTIPIGAWTSSLVFDLVLRDSRSARRLIGLGLATVPPALATGWADWSERDVRQRRVGLIHAASNGAGIAFMVASFRRHKRRPGLGATALNVLGMAAVGAGGALGGHLVYGQGAGLDMGTPNDGPAFDPVLADVESEPEAHPGDGHRHHALSQEGHS, from the coding sequence ATGAACCTCCGTCACCTCTACACCCGGGCCGAGTCCGCGTCGTTCCTCGACGGGGTCAGTGCGGCACTGCAGCACCGCCTCCAGTCGGGGCTGGGTCGCACCCCGATCGGTGACCGCCTCCGCGGCGACTGGCTCGGCCACCCCGTGCATCCGGTGCTGGTCACCATCCCCATCGGGGCGTGGACCAGTTCACTCGTCTTCGACCTCGTGTTGCGCGATTCGCGCAGCGCCCGGCGGCTGATCGGCCTGGGCCTGGCCACGGTGCCACCGGCCCTGGCCACGGGCTGGGCGGACTGGAGCGAACGCGACGTCCGGCAGCGCCGGGTGGGGTTGATCCATGCCGCGAGCAACGGCGCCGGCATCGCCTTCATGGTCGCGTCGTTCCGTCGGCACAAGCGCCGCCCCGGCCTCGGCGCGACGGCGCTCAACGTGCTCGGGATGGCCGCGGTCGGCGCGGGCGGCGCACTCGGCGGCCACCTCGTCTACGGGCAGGGTGCCGGGCTCGACATGGGCACGCCCAACGACGGCCCTGCCTTCGACCCGGTCCTCGCCGACGTCGAATCCGAACCGGAGGCCCATCCCGGCGACGGCCACCGGCACCACGCTCTCAGCCAGGAAGGACACTCATGA
- a CDS encoding penicillin-binding protein — translation MAKLAGCSALAGVLFAGVMFPLAGGFGFASNRATDAVDNVSAELVEGTVPAVTTMTDVTGNPIAWLYEQRRFEVPSEKISNEMKLAIVSIEDKRFADHHGVDWQGTLRAFMTNTTSGEVQQGASTIDQQYVKNYQLLVVAKNDAERRAAIETTPARKIREIRMALTLDKKLTKDEILTRYLNLVPFGNGSFGVQDAAQTYFGIDAKDLNVPQAAMLAGMVQSSSALNPYTNPDGVLERRNTVLDTMITNIPDRATEIRAAKTAPLGVLPEPKALPRGCIAAGDQGFFCDYALQYLAASGLSRDQINRGGYTIKTTLDPSVQKSVKAALVANADPQLDGIANVMNVVQPGQDQHRVLAMGSSRAYGLDTDAEQTVQPQPYTLVGHGAGSIFKIFTTAAAMEKGLGTSAVLDVPRRFEARGMGNGGARGCPAATYCVENASPNYAAKLSVTDALAQSPNTAFVKLIESTGVTPTVDMAVRLGLRSYTATGSSGFGDQSMADMQKQQNLGSFTLGPTWVNPLELSNVAATLASHGKWCPPTPIDSITDREGKPVSITQEACEQVVDPGLADTLSVALSKDDQPGGTSFAAANAAGWKLPMSGKTGTTESHMSSGFLGFTNNLAASVLVYGDSTTPGEICSAPLRPCSDGNLYGGTEPARTWFQAMTPVVGNFGPVALPAVNEKYVKGSQNAQVPDVVGLTQGAATAALQNAGFTVNPATTKSDAPKGQVTGTAPSGLAVPGSPITIYVSDGSVKPAPPGTASNRPTPSPGG, via the coding sequence ATCGCCAAGCTCGCGGGCTGCAGCGCACTTGCCGGTGTTCTTTTCGCCGGAGTGATGTTTCCGCTGGCAGGCGGCTTCGGATTCGCCTCCAACCGCGCCACCGATGCCGTCGACAACGTCTCGGCCGAGCTGGTGGAGGGCACCGTCCCGGCGGTCACCACGATGACCGACGTGACCGGCAACCCCATCGCGTGGCTCTACGAGCAACGCCGGTTCGAGGTGCCGAGCGAGAAGATCTCCAACGAGATGAAGCTGGCGATCGTCTCGATCGAGGACAAGCGGTTCGCCGATCACCACGGCGTCGACTGGCAGGGCACCCTGCGCGCGTTCATGACCAACACCACGAGCGGCGAGGTACAGCAGGGCGCCTCCACGATCGACCAGCAGTACGTCAAGAATTACCAACTGCTCGTGGTCGCCAAGAACGACGCCGAACGCCGGGCCGCGATCGAGACGACACCCGCCCGCAAGATCCGGGAGATCCGGATGGCGCTCACGCTCGACAAGAAACTCACCAAGGACGAGATCCTCACCCGGTATCTCAACCTCGTGCCGTTCGGCAACGGCTCCTTCGGCGTCCAGGACGCCGCCCAGACGTACTTCGGCATCGATGCCAAGGACCTGAACGTGCCGCAGGCCGCGATGCTCGCCGGCATGGTGCAGTCCAGCTCCGCACTGAACCCGTACACCAACCCCGACGGCGTGCTCGAGCGTCGCAACACCGTGCTCGACACCATGATCACCAACATCCCGGATCGGGCTACCGAGATCCGGGCCGCGAAGACGGCGCCGCTGGGCGTGCTCCCCGAACCGAAGGCGCTGCCCCGGGGCTGCATCGCCGCCGGCGACCAGGGCTTCTTCTGCGACTACGCGCTGCAGTACCTGGCCGCGTCCGGCCTGAGCCGCGATCAGATCAACCGCGGCGGTTACACGATCAAGACCACGCTGGACCCGTCCGTGCAGAAGTCGGTGAAGGCGGCGCTGGTCGCCAACGCCGACCCCCAACTCGACGGCATCGCGAACGTGATGAACGTGGTCCAGCCCGGCCAGGACCAGCACCGGGTGCTGGCGATGGGTTCGAGTCGCGCGTACGGCCTCGACACCGACGCGGAACAGACCGTGCAACCGCAGCCCTACACCCTCGTCGGGCACGGCGCCGGGTCGATCTTCAAGATCTTCACCACGGCCGCCGCGATGGAGAAGGGTCTCGGCACCAGCGCGGTGCTCGACGTGCCGCGCCGCTTCGAGGCACGCGGCATGGGCAACGGCGGCGCGCGGGGCTGCCCGGCGGCCACGTACTGCGTCGAGAACGCCAGCCCCAACTACGCGGCGAAGCTGTCCGTGACGGACGCGCTGGCGCAGTCCCCGAACACCGCGTTCGTCAAGCTCATCGAATCCACCGGCGTCACCCCGACCGTCGACATGGCGGTGCGGCTGGGCCTGCGGTCGTACACCGCGACGGGGTCGTCCGGGTTCGGCGACCAGAGCATGGCCGACATGCAGAAGCAGCAGAACCTGGGTTCGTTCACGCTCGGCCCCACGTGGGTCAACCCGCTCGAGCTGTCCAACGTCGCGGCGACCCTCGCGTCCCACGGCAAGTGGTGCCCGCCCACCCCGATCGACTCGATCACCGACCGGGAGGGCAAGCCCGTCTCCATCACGCAGGAGGCCTGCGAACAGGTGGTCGACCCGGGCCTGGCGGACACGCTGTCGGTGGCCCTCAGCAAGGACGACCAGCCGGGCGGCACGTCCTTCGCGGCCGCCAACGCCGCCGGCTGGAAGCTGCCCATGTCCGGTAAGACCGGCACCACCGAGTCGCACATGTCGTCCGGGTTCCTCGGATTCACCAACAACCTCGCCGCCAGCGTGCTGGTCTACGGCGACTCGACCACCCCGGGCGAGATCTGTTCGGCGCCCCTGCGTCCGTGCTCGGACGGCAACCTCTACGGCGGCACCGAACCGGCCCGCACGTGGTTCCAGGCGATGACGCCGGTGGTCGGCAACTTCGGTCCCGTCGCACTGCCGGCGGTCAACGAGAAGTACGTCAAGGGCTCGCAGAACGCCCAGGTTCCCGACGTGGTGGGACTGACGCAGGGTGCCGCCACGGCCGCACTGCAGAACGCCGGTTTCACGGTGAACCCGGCGACCACCAAGTCGGACGCCCCCAAGGGTCAGGTCACCGGCACCGCGCCGTCGGGGCTGGCGGTTCCGGGTTCGCCGATCACGATCTACGTCAGTGACGGGTCCGTCAAACCCGCCCCGCCCGGCACCGCTTCCAACCGGCCGACGCCTTCGCCCGGCGGCTGA
- a CDS encoding WhiB family transcriptional regulator, which produces MHMTSPATRLDHEQAEARIQWVAQARCREVDPDQLFVRGAAQRKAATICRHCPVLMQCGADALDNRVEFGVWGGMTERQRRALLKQHPEVESWADFFEAQRQHQSAV; this is translated from the coding sequence ATGCACATGACCAGCCCCGCCACGCGTCTCGACCACGAGCAGGCAGAAGCTCGCATCCAGTGGGTCGCGCAGGCACGATGCCGTGAAGTGGATCCCGACCAGCTCTTCGTACGGGGAGCCGCGCAGCGCAAGGCCGCGACCATCTGCCGGCACTGCCCGGTGCTGATGCAGTGCGGTGCCGACGCGCTCGACAACCGGGTCGAGTTCGGCGTCTGGGGTGGGATGACGGAACGGCAGCGTCGAGCGCTGCTCAAGCAGCATCCGGAGGTCGAGTCCTGGGCCGATTTCTTCGAAGCACAGCGCCAGCACCAGTCCGCAGTCTGA
- a CDS encoding ArsA family ATPase — MSAPGSTAAPRTAPALDLGGILVDPDTRIVVCCGAGGVGKTTTAAAMALRAAEQGRRVAVLTIDPARRLAQALGVQDLDNEPQLVQLAPGSSGELHAMMLNMRRTFDQMVLEHSTPEKAEQILANPFYQTVATSFSGTQEYMAMEKLGQLAADDRWDLVVVDTPPSRNALDFLDAPQRLGAFLDGRMIRLLTAPGRGIGRLVTGAMGLALKGVSTVVGSQMLSDASAFVQSLDSMFGGFRERAMRTYELLRKEGTQFVVIAAAEPDALREAAFFVDRLSGDRMPLAGLVLNRTHPTLCSLSADHARTGADQLDEAEPATAANELTSAVLRVHAHRAVMAKREVRLLSRFTASHPHVPIVGVPSLPFEVSNLEALRAVADQLTHEG; from the coding sequence ATGAGCGCGCCCGGCAGCACCGCCGCGCCGCGCACCGCCCCGGCCCTCGACCTGGGCGGCATCCTCGTCGACCCCGACACCCGGATCGTCGTGTGCTGCGGGGCCGGCGGCGTCGGCAAGACGACGACGGCCGCGGCGATGGCCCTGCGCGCGGCCGAGCAGGGCCGGCGCGTCGCGGTGCTGACGATCGATCCGGCGCGGCGCCTGGCGCAGGCGCTGGGTGTCCAAGACCTCGACAACGAGCCGCAGTTGGTGCAGTTGGCACCCGGTTCCTCCGGGGAACTGCACGCGATGATGCTCAACATGCGTCGCACGTTCGACCAGATGGTGCTCGAACACTCGACACCGGAGAAGGCCGAACAGATCCTCGCGAACCCCTTCTATCAAACGGTCGCCACGTCGTTCTCCGGCACGCAGGAGTACATGGCGATGGAGAAGCTGGGGCAGCTCGCGGCCGACGACCGGTGGGATCTCGTCGTCGTCGACACCCCGCCGTCGCGCAACGCGCTCGACTTCCTCGACGCCCCGCAGCGGCTCGGCGCCTTCCTCGACGGCCGGATGATCCGCCTGCTCACCGCCCCCGGACGCGGCATCGGCCGGCTGGTGACGGGTGCGATGGGCCTGGCCCTCAAGGGCGTCTCGACGGTCGTGGGCAGCCAGATGCTGTCCGACGCCTCCGCGTTCGTGCAGTCCCTGGATTCGATGTTCGGCGGATTCCGCGAGCGCGCGATGCGCACCTACGAACTGCTGCGCAAGGAGGGCACCCAGTTCGTGGTGATCGCGGCCGCCGAGCCCGACGCGCTGCGCGAGGCCGCGTTCTTCGTCGACCGGCTGTCGGGCGACCGCATGCCGTTGGCGGGTCTGGTCCTCAACCGCACCCATCCCACGCTGTGCTCGCTGTCCGCCGATCACGCCCGCACCGGCGCCGATCAACTGGACGAGGCGGAACCGGCCACGGCGGCGAACGAGCTGACGTCGGCGGTGCTGCGCGTGCACGCGCACCGCGCGGTCATGGCGAAGCGGGAGGTGCGCCTACTGAGCCGCTTCACCGCATCACATCCGCACGTGCCGATCGTGGGCGTCCCGTCCCTGCCGTTCGAGGTCTCGAATCTCGAGGCGCTGCGCGCGGTGGCCGACCAGCTGACCCACGAGGGCTGA
- a CDS encoding ArsA-related P-loop ATPase — MAAPRDSRPDPAQPGWPPIADAARLHFVSGKGGTGKSTVAAALALALAAGGRRVLLVEVEGRQGIAQLFDVPPLPPQETKVAAAEGGGEVFALAVDLETAFLEYLDMFYNLGFAGRAMKKIGAVEFATTLAPGLRDVLLTGKIKECTVRTDKAGRRVYDAVVVDAPPTGRIGKFLDVTRAMSDLAKGGPIHSQSQGVVRLLHSDETVVHLVTLLEALPVQETADAVAELEAADLHLGTVIVNRTDAAYLPHDALAEAAQGRLDADAIRKGLATAGITLADDDFAGLLTETIEHAATLAAQDESAAQLDEVKVARMYLPALDDGMDLGGLYELAERLTEQGVR; from the coding sequence GTGGCAGCTCCGAGAGATTCGCGGCCGGACCCCGCCCAGCCGGGCTGGCCCCCCATCGCCGATGCAGCGCGGCTGCACTTCGTCTCCGGGAAGGGCGGCACCGGCAAGTCCACCGTGGCCGCCGCGCTGGCGCTCGCGCTCGCGGCCGGCGGACGACGCGTACTGCTCGTGGAGGTCGAGGGACGCCAGGGCATAGCGCAACTGTTCGACGTGCCCCCGCTCCCACCCCAGGAGACCAAGGTCGCGGCCGCCGAGGGCGGGGGCGAGGTGTTCGCGCTCGCGGTCGACCTCGAGACCGCGTTCCTCGAATACCTCGACATGTTCTACAACCTCGGTTTCGCGGGTCGCGCGATGAAGAAGATCGGGGCCGTCGAGTTCGCGACCACGCTCGCGCCGGGCCTGCGGGACGTCCTGCTCACCGGCAAGATCAAGGAGTGCACGGTGCGCACCGACAAGGCCGGTCGTCGCGTGTACGACGCCGTCGTGGTGGACGCGCCGCCGACCGGACGGATCGGCAAGTTCCTCGACGTCACCCGGGCCATGTCGGACCTCGCCAAGGGCGGGCCGATCCACTCGCAGAGCCAGGGCGTGGTGCGGCTGCTGCATTCCGACGAGACCGTGGTGCACCTGGTGACGTTGCTCGAGGCGCTGCCGGTGCAGGAGACGGCGGACGCCGTCGCCGAGCTCGAGGCCGCCGACCTGCACCTGGGCACCGTGATCGTGAACCGGACCGACGCCGCCTACCTGCCCCACGACGCGCTCGCGGAAGCCGCGCAGGGACGCCTCGACGCCGACGCGATCCGGAAGGGGCTGGCGACCGCAGGCATCACGCTGGCGGACGACGACTTCGCCGGGCTGCTGACCGAGACGATCGAGCATGCGGCCACGTTGGCCGCGCAGGACGAGAGTGCAGCCCAACTGGACGAGGTGAAGGTGGCGCGGATGTACCTACCGGCGCTGGACGACGGGATGGATCTCGGCGGGCTCTACGAGCTGGCCGAGCGGCTGACCGAGCAGGGCGTCCGATGA
- a CDS encoding DUF4177 domain-containing protein, whose amino-acid sequence MSEMTTWEYATVPLLTHATKAILDQWGGDGWELVTVLPGPTGEQHVAYLKRPKG is encoded by the coding sequence ATGAGTGAAATGACTACCTGGGAGTACGCGACCGTGCCGCTGCTCACGCACGCGACCAAGGCCATCCTGGACCAGTGGGGCGGCGACGGATGGGAACTCGTCACCGTGCTCCCCGGTCCGACCGGCGAGCAGCACGTGGCCTACCTCAAGCGTCCGAAGGGCTGA
- a CDS encoding RidA family protein has translation MAETAQSWTARLAELGVELPPVAAPVAAYVPAVRTGNLVHTSGQLPFVAGELPLTGKVGGAVSEGDAKDAARQCALNALAAVDALVGLDSIVRIVKVVGFVASAEGFTGQPGVINGASEFLGEVFGDAGIHARSAVGVAELPLGSPVEVELVAEVR, from the coding sequence GTGGCAGAGACCGCACAGTCCTGGACCGCGCGGCTGGCCGAGCTCGGTGTGGAGTTGCCGCCGGTGGCCGCGCCGGTCGCGGCGTACGTGCCTGCCGTGCGGACCGGGAACCTCGTCCACACGTCCGGTCAGTTGCCGTTCGTCGCCGGCGAGCTGCCGCTCACGGGCAAGGTCGGCGGGGCCGTCTCCGAGGGCGACGCCAAGGATGCCGCCCGCCAGTGCGCGCTGAACGCGCTCGCGGCGGTGGACGCGCTGGTCGGTCTGGATTCGATCGTGCGCATCGTCAAGGTCGTCGGTTTCGTGGCCTCGGCGGAGGGTTTCACCGGGCAGCCCGGCGTGATCAACGGCGCGTCCGAGTTCCTCGGTGAGGTGTTCGGCGACGCCGGCATCCACGCCCGTTCGGCAGTGGGGGTCGCCGAGTTGCCGCTGGGCTCGCCCGTCGAGGTCGAACTGGTCGCCGAGGTGCGCTGA
- a CDS encoding TetR family transcriptional regulator produces the protein MPGAQPVTSLTERRKAETQLEISRRAAEMFSARGASAVTAEEIASAAGIGLRTFYRYFRTKEEAVAPLLAGGVTSWITYVTEETRDGARVEEVLERATRRALTPSEDVTEEMLQWTRGLLRTVRDEPGLHAVWLRVQHDSEDGLVQAIAPLLGPGVDPLTVRLVAASANAAMRIAVETWAATDAPTTGPDGPAELAVDCMRRLVEHAASRDTENN, from the coding sequence ATGCCCGGCGCACAGCCCGTCACGTCACTGACCGAACGACGGAAGGCGGAGACGCAACTCGAGATCTCCCGGCGCGCGGCCGAGATGTTCTCCGCGCGTGGGGCGTCGGCGGTCACCGCCGAGGAGATCGCGTCGGCGGCCGGGATCGGGCTACGCACGTTCTACCGCTACTTCCGCACCAAGGAGGAGGCCGTCGCGCCCCTGCTCGCCGGTGGGGTGACCAGCTGGATCACCTACGTCACCGAGGAGACGCGGGACGGCGCGCGGGTCGAGGAGGTCCTGGAGCGGGCCACCCGGCGAGCACTGACACCGTCGGAGGACGTCACCGAGGAGATGCTCCAGTGGACGCGGGGGCTGCTGCGGACCGTGCGGGACGAGCCGGGGCTGCACGCGGTGTGGCTGCGCGTGCAGCACGACTCGGAGGACGGCCTGGTACAGGCCATCGCACCCCTGCTGGGCCCCGGCGTCGATCCGCTGACCGTCCGCCTGGTCGCGGCGTCCGCGAACGCGGCGATGCGCATCGCGGTCGAAACCTGGGCCGCCACCGACGCTCCCACCACCGGCCCCGACGGCCCGGCGGAACTGGCGGTGGACTGCATGCGCCGCCTGGTCGAGCACGCCGCTTCCCGGGACACCGAAAACAACTGA
- a CDS encoding SDR family NAD(P)-dependent oxidoreductase, whose translation MKRFEGRRVLVTGAGSGIGQAVVARILEEGGLVTGADVVEAGLTVTRERAEEAGVADRLRTVVADISDENSVRENLGGAIADLGGLDVLVNAAGILRASHTHETELEFWNKVVGTNLTGTFLVTRQALPALLETGKGVVVNFSSTSAQFAHPYMAAYAASKGGIQAFTHAVALEYAKQGLRAVAVAPGSIASGMTSNPGFPEGVDASLIGKLYPWIGEGFAGPETVAGVVAMLASDDGAFVTGTEIRIDGGTHM comes from the coding sequence ATGAAGCGATTCGAAGGACGTCGTGTCCTCGTCACCGGCGCCGGATCCGGCATCGGCCAGGCCGTCGTGGCCCGCATCCTCGAGGAGGGCGGCCTCGTCACCGGCGCCGACGTCGTCGAGGCCGGCCTGACGGTGACGCGTGAGCGCGCCGAGGAGGCCGGGGTCGCCGACCGGCTGCGGACCGTCGTCGCCGACATCTCCGACGAGAACTCCGTCCGGGAGAACCTCGGCGGCGCGATCGCCGACCTCGGCGGGCTCGACGTACTGGTCAACGCCGCCGGCATCCTGCGCGCGTCGCACACCCACGAGACCGAGCTCGAGTTCTGGAACAAGGTCGTCGGCACCAACCTCACCGGCACGTTCCTCGTCACCCGCCAGGCGCTGCCCGCGCTGCTCGAGACGGGCAAGGGCGTGGTGGTGAACTTCAGTTCCACCTCGGCGCAGTTCGCGCACCCCTACATGGCGGCCTACGCGGCGTCGAAGGGCGGCATCCAGGCGTTCACCCACGCCGTCGCGCTCGAGTACGCCAAGCAGGGGCTGCGCGCCGTCGCGGTCGCGCCCGGCAGCATCGCGTCCGGCATGACCAGCAACCCCGGCTTCCCCGAGGGTGTCGACGCCAGCCTCATCGGCAAGCTCTACCCGTGGATCGGTGAGGGGTTCGCCGGCCCCGAGACCGTCGCCGGCGTGGTGGCGATGCTGGCGTCCGACGACGGCGCGTTCGTCACCGGCACCGAGATCCGGATCGACGGCGGCACCCACATGTGA
- a CDS encoding MBL fold metallo-hydrolase has product MTLQHPAYAQLRQVTPIAAVILENNPSMYSLEGTNTWILRVPGSDECVVVDPGDDDPDHLARVAGAGTVVLTLVSHRHHDHTGGIDRFFALTGAPVRAVREEFRRGGGGGLEHDELIEAAGLTLRVLRTPGHTADSVSFVIEEEGSVLTADTILGRGTTVLDASDGNLRDYLDSMRLLIDLGPGRTVLPGHGPDLPDLEAVAKFYLAHREERLDQVRGALDALGADADVRAVVEHVYTDVDETLWPAAEQSVRVQLEYLRT; this is encoded by the coding sequence ATGACGCTTCAGCACCCCGCGTACGCCCAGTTGCGCCAGGTCACGCCGATCGCGGCGGTGATCCTGGAGAACAACCCGAGCATGTACTCGCTCGAGGGCACCAACACCTGGATCCTGCGGGTGCCGGGCAGTGACGAGTGCGTCGTCGTCGACCCCGGTGACGACGACCCCGACCATCTCGCGCGCGTCGCCGGTGCCGGCACCGTGGTGCTGACGCTCGTCTCGCACCGGCACCACGACCACACCGGCGGCATCGACCGGTTCTTCGCACTGACCGGCGCCCCGGTGCGTGCCGTGCGTGAGGAGTTCCGGCGCGGGGGCGGCGGCGGACTCGAGCACGACGAGCTGATCGAGGCGGCCGGGCTGACCCTGCGGGTGCTCCGGACTCCCGGTCACACCGCCGACTCGGTGTCGTTCGTGATCGAGGAGGAGGGATCGGTGCTCACCGCCGACACCATCCTCGGCCGCGGCACCACCGTGCTGGACGCGTCGGACGGCAATCTGCGGGACTACCTCGATTCGATGCGGCTGCTCATCGACCTCGGTCCGGGCCGGACGGTCCTGCCCGGACACGGCCCGGACCTGCCCGATCTCGAGGCGGTCGCCAAGTTCTATCTCGCGCACCGCGAGGAGCGGCTCGACCAGGTGCGCGGCGCGCTCGACGCGCTGGGCGCCGACGCCGACGTGCGCGCGGTGGTGGAGCACGTCTACACCGACGTCGACGAGACGCTGTGGCCGGCCGCCGAGCAGTCGGTGCGGGTGCAGCTCGAGTACCTGCGCACCTGA